The proteins below are encoded in one region of Telopea speciosissima isolate NSW1024214 ecotype Mountain lineage chromosome 10, Tspe_v1, whole genome shotgun sequence:
- the LOC122642248 gene encoding SPX domain-containing protein 1-like encodes MKFGKSLSNQIEETLPEWRDKFLSYKDLKKKLKLIDEPKTDERRCKRPRLVAGDDSAGDMDMIAMTREEKEFIRLLEDELEKFNAFFVEKEEEYIITLKELQDRVAKANDSNEEMITVRKEIVDFHGEMVLLENYSALNYTGLVKILKKYDKRTGALIRLPFIQRVLQQPFFTTDLLYKLVKECEIMLDCLFPKKEQFVPEGDGNEGCDTKPVTMKDELLIRPKELEEIEYMESLYMKSSISALRVLGQIRSKSSTVSVFSLPPLQGNSLEEPWNKVPVLEQIAK; translated from the exons ATGAAGTTCGGTAAGAGCTTGAGTAATCAGATCGAAGAGACTCTACCCGAGTGGAGAGATAAATTCCTTTCAtataaggacttgaagaagaagcttaAGCTTATCGATGAACCCAAAACCGATGAGAGGCGTTGTAAGCGACCGAGGTTGGTTGCAGGGGATGATTCTGCTGGAGATATGGATATGATTGCGATgacaagagaggagaaggaattCATTCGATTGTTAGAAGACGAACTCGAAAAGTTCAATGCTTTCTTCGTCGAGAAGGAAGAAGAGTATATCATCACATTAAAG GAGTTGCAGGATAGAGTGGCAAAAGCAAATGATTCCAACGAAGAGATGATTACAGTGCGGAAGGAAATTGTGGATTTCCATGGAGAGATGGTTCTGTTGGAGAATTACAGCGCTCTTAACTATACAG GTTTGGTGAAGATACTGAAGAAGTATGACAAGCGAACTGGTGCTCTCATTCGATTGCCATTCATCCAGAGAGTATTGCAGCAACCATTCTTCACTACAGACTTGCTCTACAAGCTTGTAAAAGAGTGTGAGATTATGCTTGATTGCCTCTTCCCAAAGAAAGAACAATTTGTACCTGAAGGAGATGGAAATGAAGGGTGTGATACTAAGCCTGTGACCATGAAGGATGAGCTGCTGATCAGGCCAAAGGAGCTCGAAGAAATAGAGTACATGGAGAGCTTGTATATGAAGAGCAGCATCTCAGCACTTCGGGTCCTAGGGCAGATCAGAAGCAAAAGCTCAACTGTAAGTGTATTTTCTTTGCCGCCACTTCAGGGTAATAGTCTGGAGGAGCCCTGGAATAAAGTCCCTGTTTTGGAACAAATAGCAAAATAG